A genomic window from Nicotiana sylvestris chromosome 11, ASM39365v2, whole genome shotgun sequence includes:
- the LOC138881389 gene encoding uncharacterized protein — translation MAVNMNVQESLVIGDSDLLVHQVQGEWDTKNSKIFPYLYHVQELRKRFTKIEFRHVPRIQNEFIDALDTFSSMIKHPDKNYIDPIPVRIHNQPVYYAYVEEEADGKPWFHDIKRYLSKG, via the coding sequence atggcagtcaacatgaacgttcaggagtcgctggtaatcggtgattcagatttgcttgtgcaccaggtgcaAGGAGAGTGGgacaccaagaattccaagatatttccatatctgtaccatgtgcaggaattgagaaagaggttcacaaagatagaattccggcatgtgcccagaattcagaatgagtttatCGATGCATTGGACACTTTTTCATCTATGATaaaacatccagataagaactatattgatcccattccggtgaggatccataatcagccggtaTATTATGcttatgtcgaggaagaagcagatggaaagccttggttccatgacatcaaaagatacttatcaaaaggataa